ttctcttttcttttcttttctatgttcatattttcttttcgatctcatctttttcacatatgtacgtgtttCATTGCACCTTCGgtatatcctttctttcttttttttttttttttgagatgtATCGTTttcacatgcgcgcacgttccggctttcttttctactctttctcttcttctcctcttcttcacgGATTTCAATACATCGGCGAGGTTCCGATATATCGTCGAAAGattcgtttcataatcgattgctagacgcgaatacgggtagaaTAGGAAGAACACTTGCGtttgtgtcggcgggcacaggcgcggtgttctcgggcgcgattaaaagtcctacggtaaaggactccgtttgattgctaaaacgaataaatgaccggtcgtgtgtcggtttatgtgctgccgagtaacatggtttgctatccgtaagcgtggactaaccctcctccagttagccgacTGAAGTCTCGGTGAGTGCGTGAAACGTCGCGAACGCGAAtatagagtagagtcaccgtaaTTCtgacactcacgggagtgttcgggcgcgattaaaagtcctacggaggacttcgttttgtagAACGCCGAtaatttgatcacgccggtcacgcgaatttaaaaatagagtccccgttagcccgtgggtccccagatgcagctacctccacgcggtgggacctgggtcggtagtacttgtaGTATAATGAAACCTAATATGAtacaagtactaccgggcgaatggctgcttATCTCAGTTAAATTACAAAATCTCTTGATTCTAATTGTAACTAAATATTAAAGTACTTACATTTTCCATATCTGGTAATATTACTATAGATAGACAGATTGTAATCagattctaaaataatttcttaaagataatcatagaaaaattataatttctgtATTGTTCTTATATGTTCTTattcgttttcatttattatcttttattctcttttactttgtttAAATAACTCACTATTAACCGTAAATATTagttaattttcaaattatctaTGAAGTAAAATTTTCAGCATTGCTTTCTTTCGtggtttcatttattttcgtatcaattatatttgttatcttATGCGTTTAAATCATTAAATGAAAACAGCCTTAAGCAACGAGACAgctataatttaattatttcaagacagtagttcatattttgtccatacCCGTCGCTGAAGTCAACACGCTTTCAGCAAAAGATGAACAGTTATGTTTAATCACGTGGAGATGTGTTGTTGTGATTggttaattttttctaatcgttgtCAATTATGGACtgttaaacaaaaaatcttattttatgtaatgttataatttatgtaatatagtattttcatatatatatatatatacataaatcaaGTATCATGAAAAAAAGTATGGTCGTGTGACAAAACTATGTTTATTCTTATGAAACAGTGAAGAGGAAGGTATACTTGTATCAAACTGTCATTTGATAAACATAACAATAAAAGTATTTTGCATTGTATCAATACCATGACATAAAAtgcaatgaaattttatattatgcatttaatttttattatctgaaAGATAACCTACCTAATGCTGCATAGTTAAGTATATAACCATTGCGTTTAGACATTGTATTTTTTCATCTGCATtggaaataattcatatttcaCTCGCGAATAATTTAGGTATATTATAAtgtcaatataaaattattaagatgCACTAAAGCTATATTTTgtaatgtttaattatatagaacTTAATGAAATGGAAGTTACACAAAATCCTGACATTTCAACCGATTCGCAGACAAGTGGATTTGATATGTCTGCTGgaaatatatggatatatcCGGAGAATTATCCTGTTCGAGAGTatcaatttaatattgttaaaagagctttatattataatactttagTATGTTTACCAACTGGtaagatcattttttaatgttatttcctaatatatctataaaatgaagagagaTTAAGAACATTTATCCTCTTATTAGGATTGGGAAAAACATTTATTGCTGCTGTggtaatgtataatttttggAGGTGGTATCCATCTGGAAAAGTCGTGTTCCTTGCACCAACAAAGCCTTTAGTTACTCAACAGATCGATGCTTGCTACAATGTAATGGGTATTCCAAATATAGAAAGTATTGAACTCACAggtatttcttaaaatatcaattaataaaaatttgcaatctcaacattattatatttaagtagtattatagttttttatagtcttaattaatacaatagattttcttttttaataggtAGTGTAAATCATAAGACACGTCAAACAGCTTGGTTTAAGAAAAGAGTATTTTTTGCTACACCTCAAGTATTTCATAATgatcttgaaaataatatcattccTAGTGAACTTATAAAATGTGTTGTGATAGATGAAGCACATAAAGCATTGGGTAAACATTCATATTGTGAGGTACTTGATTTTCCACATTccttaacgataaataaatttaatatgttttatattgtttaatttgtaatatttgtagTGTATCCGTATATTGAGtgagaaaaatcaatattttagaATACTAGCACTTTCTGCAACACCAGGAAATAAAATTGCTAATGTTCACCAGGTACttcaaaaatatctcttttaaattattaatttattatttgcctaaaatttattttattatagatagtACAAAATTTACACATTTCACATATAGAATTAAGAGATGAGACATCTCTAGATATAATACcatatattaatagaaaaaagacagatatTATTTTAGTACCTCTTGGTGAAGAATTAGAGaagtataaagagaaatatattaatataatggaTCGTCATGTCAAATTTCTCATTCGATGTAATGTTATTCATGGACAAACTTCGACTATTTCTAAAGGCAAAGtaagttcttttttatataatataagtatatatttaataatagttaaatcatatttttgatgttttaatatattacaagaatataatatatattgtataactAGATATTTGTGATACTGAAGGAATTTCAAAAGACTACAAATCAATCAGGAAATAATAACcagattaaaaaaacattacatATACTGCTTACCATGTATCATGCTTATGAATTAATGGTTCGCCACGGACTCCGTgccttttataaattttatcaaagtaTGTGTTTAGTAAGTAAGAATTTTTATGGTAGTTGTAATATACCTAATACGTTTAATGTTTTTTAAGATCATTCTGATAAATTTTGGATGAACAGTGAAATTCAATTACAAGAATTAATTGCTGAAGTTCAAACTTATTTGGGACCATTTCCGGATGTTCAACTATTTACTAATGGAAATATTCCTGAAGtttgtatttaaatttattttattttttaatattttatttaccatttaatttattatattaatactcataatatttttgtatatttagaTTTCAGGTAATTTCGTATTCGggcataataaatttttaaaattaagagAATTGTTATTACAACATTTCAAGATGGCAAGTAATACTGGAAATGATACAAGGGCTATAGTTTTTGTAgaagtttgtatatatatgtccattttatataaatatatatttctgtaaatatttaaatggtaacctttttaattttatgtatagTATAGAGATATTGTCAGCGAGGTATATGTTTTATTGTTACAAGCAAGACCCTTGATAAGACCTCAAATGTTTGTTGGTCAAGCTGAACAGAAACAGAAACGTCAAGTGAAGGCAATAGAAGATTTCAGGAAAAATCATGTCAATGTTCTCATTTCTACcagtataggtatatattacaatacaatagatttgtatatatttcaataaaactGATAACAATTATTCTTGACTTATATAGGTGAAGAAGGATTGGATGTTGGAGAAGTAGACTTGATAATATGCTTTGATGTATCACAAAAATCTCCTACTCGTCTTGTACAAAGAATGGGAAGAACTGGACGAAAACGAGAGGGCCATATAATAGTTCTTGTTACGGATGGCAAAGAACACGAAGTATacactattatttttttatatttatttcaaataatatatatatatatatatatatatatatatatatgtgtgtgtgcgtgtgtgtgtattgttTTATGAATCTGCAGGCTTTAAGATCTACAATAGCAAGGAGAGAATCTTTAAACAGTAAAATTCTTAATACAAGCaatatcttctcttctttatatcAAAACAATCCTCGTATGGTACCAAACGTATGTAATCCAGAATGtcataaattacatataaatgtaaaacCAAAAACTCCcgtgaaaaaagataaaaagtctAAGAAggtagataataaaaagttacATGAAACATCGtcgaaaaagacaaaaaatatcaaagaatgtaaatatttttaatatgataatttatcttacaagtgaattatattttattatatattattaatgataattaaaaatggacttcatttttttcagtttctacaaatataaaaaatacgaatCAATCTTCATTGTCCAAATTTCtcgtaaatacaaaaaataatgaacagtttaatgatgatgacgatgatgatgttgTAGAATTTGTGAAATCTACTATAATAGAAACTACTgatctaaataataaaactaatcCAATAAAAGCATCAAACGTTAAATTGCTGACTTGTGATACTGAAGCGGTTGATTTTTTAACGTTATGTGCTATGAAGAAATCGGAAGAGGAAATCAAACCCAAGAAACCTAAAATGGATACGACTTACGTGTCTTTAACTGAATCAGTTACAAGTTTCGTTGATTTCACTGTACCTAGTCTAGATATACTTGATGATTTGAGTAATTATTTAAGTAACATTAAACTAAACTTAATATTGCCAGAAGAAAATTCTCAAAGCGATTATGATAACGACGACAATTTTTGGTGTAACAACCAATATAATGTTATGAGTCCAATAAATACAGTCATGGAtgaatgtattaatattagtGAATCCAGGTTTGAAGATTTACTCGATGAAAGTACTGATTCTGACGATGCAGTGTTAAATTCTAATGAAAATGATGTGAATAATCTGAATACTAACGTTAATATTGGAAAACACAACAAAGGAGAATCTCTAACAAATGTAAGGAATAGTGAACAGCGTGACGATGTTAATGATCGAAATACAAATTGTAATGTACCAACGAATACTGAAGTTAGTTTTTTCGAAGATATATTCAATGATTCATTTGACTCAATTGAAGATGATTTCGAACAGAGTGAATTGAACACCGATACtgtcgaaaataataaattaaaaaatttaaactCATCGAACAATGATCCTTCCAAAATAGCAATCACTACcaatatacaagaaaaaacaaataatttaacattatCAAAAATGCAAGTTAAGAAAGAATGTTCAAAGCATTGCGAGAGTATGTTTTCGATAACTCAAGctgttaatgaaataaaaaaaataaattcaaaagcgAATGCTCGACCTACACTtgcagaaataaaagatacagGACAATATGTAGCACAAAAGTCCAAATATATATCAACTAATAATACATCGCATGTACAAAGTAATGTACAAATCAATGACTATGAATCTGAAGATGATATATTTGCATCCGAATTAGACGAagatttagaaattaatactgcAAGCAATGAATCATCAAACAAGGAAAATCCAACAAATGAAACTTTACCAAGCtcgaaacaaaatattcataacaaattaaaacgtataagcgataatcaatttaaaatcgATACTTTTGAATGGAAtaacgattttaaaatatcatctATTTCAGCTGcaaattctaaatattttaacaattctACTAACGCTAATTTAACGGTAAAAAACACCAATACTATAACATCGTCTTTAGCAGATGATATGTGGAATGATACGGATAGCGATGAATGGATATCATTCGATCAAAAACCCAAATCAAAACAACGTACTAAAAGTAGTTCTGTGagattatcaaaaaaattatctaccataaaacattctttttctaattccaTTTCTATGGACGATCAGAATGATtctgaaaatgattttattataaatacaaaggatatagaaaaattaaatgactTGGAAGCTAGTTATTTCTctgaagagaaaagtaaaaattatgataCATCTATTCCAAGTAGCAGCAATTTCAAAGACAAGCCCTTAGAAAAACTTGCAGCACGAGGAACggtgttaaaaaatttaagttCTTTTAAAGCTCcagatagatatttaaaaaaacagtATTCTAACAAAACGAGTCAGAGTACTCAATCGAAGCGTATCGAATCTTCAAGGGATTTCTCATACAAAActcaatcaataaaaaataaaagaaaaatgaaaaatcaatgCGAATATATAGATAACGAAGCACAAGTATCTTTTGATAATAGTTCCGACGAAAGTTCTGGCAAAGACGAAGATTTATCAGATTTCGTTAGTTACACTCAACAAATACCAGAAGATGAAGATATGCGTGCTTTATATCTACAAGCCGTTAAAAGTCCTGTCAAACGACCTGGtgcttttgtttttaaagaaCCTCGAATATCTGATGAAATGGTAGAGATATATTCTCAACCTTGTTCACAGCCTAATGAATCATATCTTGAGgttaattttaatactttatatgtagatattataactagtatttgataattaattaatataacatttgttttatttaggACTCTTTTTGCATAAATGGTGATGAAGATGATGTCGATGAGAGTAAACATACTCACGGATATTCTATATTGGAAGAAGCagagagaatattaaaaaacaaaaaaagaaaacgaattaaatgtaataaatcgGAGAATACAGGGTGGAAacatagaaagaaacgaaaaaagattgaaCTATTGAATAGTTCTACGAGTAGCGAGGATGAAACTGAGAGATTACGCACAGAGATTCAAGATGAATCAATGATGTTGAAAGGTTTACATCCATAAAATTTTGTATCGCATTATACATAGAGTgtaagattaaaaatgttattatatatacgaaactatgaaaaatagaaatcaagCAACTTTATTTCTCATAATTacgaacatttttaattttacacttaatgtaatctttttattgttatttatttatttacgaaaatGTTTATAGATAGTGAAGCATtgttctataataaaattcatactgagtgaaaatatcgaatctcgttaaaataatatattgtatattacaaATGCGTGTAActttttcaatcgataaagaaaaaatgattctCCCGCTACTGTTACTCTGAATTGTCTATTACTACGAGTATACTTATTCcaacattttcaaattttataattcaaataagccatacatatataaactctttacttttataacaaaatctAGTAAGATCGTGATGTGGAAATGTAATAACAGTTAACAAACATTAAATTGTTCGTATATGGCGAGAGCGAGAAGACGTTAAGTAGATACTTagatacaaaaatatgaaaataaaaaacaatcaGAAATTTGCACGTCTCcgttatacaatataaaatattattttattatcttcgatACCTCGATCGTTCTGATTGTCACTTGATAGTAGCGcaagagatatttttatataacatatgtcTTCCAGACAAGTAGTATTAAtccatataaaattttctatttgtttttaataaatagataaaagataatatatgtgGAGAAGAGAAATCaacttaataaataatgacaagtgactaaaataaaaaaaatattaacaatcgACAGTAtcgaagagaataataatcaataagtCGGCTAAGATTGATGCAcgaacgtatttatatatgcatttggTGGCCGTTTAGATATAGTTGGTCATTTTTACGTTTGTAATGTGCCATTTATTTTGGATATGATGtttttgtatcatttatatactccattatcaaatattataatgattttttcaaaaaatacaagtatattatttatttttcattcctgTTAGAAATACCATGTAAAATTCTTAAGAAATTAGTCATAGTAAAAAGTACACAGTTTCCATTGAGAAAAATGGGTAAGATTAAGTTATTTTAGACAAGCAGGTATGCTCTGTCAAGTGAAAGTGCTGTCCTTAATCGGTAAGGGATGAAATATcaaaggaagagaaacgacgCACAGAAATGTACCTGCAATTGTGCCTGTACTATATAAGCGGAAGGTACGAAAATATTCGTCATTTGCCGAACTACGTTAAACGAACAAGAACGGTTGGAAAAGTTCGTGTATTTCACTGATCTACAAGAACGAACGTAAGTACATCATCAAtacgttataatattttatatatatacataatttttagaTTCTCGTTAAAGTAAAGTGTAGATTTACATCAAAGGAATaatgtttcgttttttaataatatctacatTGATCGGCTTCGGATTGGCGGGTTTGATCGTAAAACGTAACACCGATTTTCAATCAACTGAGGAACCACAAAAACAATTGCAACAATCGACGGTCAATCAGAAACAAATCGATAATCAATTGCAAACGTATTCGTATTTGCAAGGAAGTCAATTATCTCCGCTATTATTTCAATACCCAAGCTATCctgaatatttaaagaatgaaGATCCTATTCAATCAAGATTAGAAGGATCTCAATTTCCGATAACAGCATCACCTCAAGAAAAGCATGAGTCTTCTGGATTCGCAACAAGCTTGATCCCTTTGGCTACAAGCATTATGATATATGGAACCCAATTTGGTGCCTACTTGGTATATTTCTTAATTGCTCTTGCTGTGGGTGGTGTTATTACTATTCTAATATGCACTTTCACTCCCATCTGTGCAAATAGTATTTTAGATCTCTCACTGTACAATTCTCAggtaacgaaaagaaatctaCATTTGTCTATCGTacgttctaattaattattaaaagatctATGCTAATTATCATCTCCGTTATGTTTAACAGATGAAAGAACAAGTCGCGGATCTGGCACGAGCCTACATTACACCCGAAAGCTTAAATGCAGCTACCGTGTACATTTTGAGGGCTTACAACAAATATAACGCTATGCAACAAGAGAAACGCGGTAAATCAAAGTAATGAACGAAATACCAATAATAACGATTATCGTTATCACttaaatttgttattgttgtaGTTATCATATTCGAACTTGATCAAAGTTtctatattcgattttttttatttatgtttcctataatgaaaatgcaattgtaataattttcatcgtgAATAAACTTGAACAAAcatcatattcttttttcgaatttcttttccactttctaaTCCTTATCtcataaatattctaatttttccttttgggTTATACATTCTTTTATCAAGATCAATTTCATGT
This window of the Vespula vulgaris chromosome 6, iyVesVulg1.1, whole genome shotgun sequence genome carries:
- the LOC127064890 gene encoding Fanconi anemia group M protein isoform X2 codes for the protein MLHKLNEMEVTQNPDISTDSQTSGFDMSAGNIWIYPENYPVREYQFNIVKRALYYNTLVCLPTGLGKTFIAAVVMYNFWRWYPSGKVVFLAPTKPLVTQQIDACYNVMGIPNIESIELTGSVNHKTRQTAWFKKRVFFATPQVFHNDLENNIIPSELIKCVVIDEAHKALGKHSYCECIRILSEKNQYFRILALSATPGNKIANVHQIVQNLHISHIELRDETSLDIIPYINRKKTDIILVPLGEELEKYKEKYINIMDRHVKFLIRCNVIHGQTSTISKGKIFVILKEFQKTTNQSGNNNQIKKTLHILLTMYHAYELMVRHGLRAFYKFYQNHSDKFWMNSEIQLQELIAEVQTYLGPFPDVQLFTNGNIPEISGNFVFGHNKFLKLRELLLQHFKMASNTGNDTRAIVFVEYRDIVSEVYVLLLQARPLIRPQMFVGQAEQKQKRQVKAIEDFRKNHVNVLISTSIGEEGLDVGEVDLIICFDVSQKSPTRLVQRMGRTGRKREGHIIVLVTDGKEHEALRSTIARRESLNSKILNTSNIFSSLYQNNPRMVPNVCNPECHKLHINVKPKTPVKKDKKSKKVDNKKLHETSSKKTKNIKEFSTNIKNTNQSSLSKFLVNTKNNEQFNDDDDDDVVEFVKSTIIETTDLNNKTNPIKASNVKLLTCDTEAVDFLTLCAMKKSEEEIKPKKPKMDTTYVSLTESVTSFVDFTVPSLDILDDLSNYLSNIKLNLILPEENSQSDYDNDDNFWCNNQYNVMSPINTVMDECINISESRFEDLLDESTDSDDAVLNSNENDVNNLNTNVNIGKHNKGESLTNVRNSEQRDDVNDRNTNCNVPTNTEVSFFEDIFNDSFDSIEDDFEQSELNTDTVENNKLKNLNSSNNDPSKIAITTNIQEKTNNLTLSKMQVKKECSKHCESMFSITQAVNEIKKINSKANARPTLAEIKDTGQYVAQKSKYISTNNTSHVQSNVQINDYESEDDIFASELDEDLEINTASNESSNKENPTNETLPSSKQNIHNKLKRISDNQFKIDTFEWNNDFKISSISAANSKYFNNSTNANLTVKNTNTITSSLADDMWNDTDSDEWISFDQKPKSKQRTKSSSVRLSKKLSTIKHSFSNSISMDDQNDSENDFIINTKDIEKLNDLEASYFSEEKSKNYDTSIPSSSNFKDKPLEKLAARGTVLKNLSSFKAPDRYLKKQYSNKTSQSTQSKRIESSRDFSYKTQSIKNKRKMKNQCEYIDNEAQVSFDNSSDESSGKDEDLSDFVSYTQQIPEDEDMRALYLQAVKSPVKRPGAFVFKEPRISDEMVEIYSQPCSQPNESYLEDSFCINGDEDDVDESKHTHGYSILEEAERILKNKKRKRIKCNKSENTGWKHRKKRKKIELLNSSTSSEDETERLRTEIQDESMMLKGLHP
- the LOC127064890 gene encoding Fanconi anemia group M protein isoform X1, which encodes MFNYIELNEMEVTQNPDISTDSQTSGFDMSAGNIWIYPENYPVREYQFNIVKRALYYNTLVCLPTGLGKTFIAAVVMYNFWRWYPSGKVVFLAPTKPLVTQQIDACYNVMGIPNIESIELTGSVNHKTRQTAWFKKRVFFATPQVFHNDLENNIIPSELIKCVVIDEAHKALGKHSYCECIRILSEKNQYFRILALSATPGNKIANVHQIVQNLHISHIELRDETSLDIIPYINRKKTDIILVPLGEELEKYKEKYINIMDRHVKFLIRCNVIHGQTSTISKGKIFVILKEFQKTTNQSGNNNQIKKTLHILLTMYHAYELMVRHGLRAFYKFYQNHSDKFWMNSEIQLQELIAEVQTYLGPFPDVQLFTNGNIPEISGNFVFGHNKFLKLRELLLQHFKMASNTGNDTRAIVFVEYRDIVSEVYVLLLQARPLIRPQMFVGQAEQKQKRQVKAIEDFRKNHVNVLISTSIGEEGLDVGEVDLIICFDVSQKSPTRLVQRMGRTGRKREGHIIVLVTDGKEHEALRSTIARRESLNSKILNTSNIFSSLYQNNPRMVPNVCNPECHKLHINVKPKTPVKKDKKSKKVDNKKLHETSSKKTKNIKEFSTNIKNTNQSSLSKFLVNTKNNEQFNDDDDDDVVEFVKSTIIETTDLNNKTNPIKASNVKLLTCDTEAVDFLTLCAMKKSEEEIKPKKPKMDTTYVSLTESVTSFVDFTVPSLDILDDLSNYLSNIKLNLILPEENSQSDYDNDDNFWCNNQYNVMSPINTVMDECINISESRFEDLLDESTDSDDAVLNSNENDVNNLNTNVNIGKHNKGESLTNVRNSEQRDDVNDRNTNCNVPTNTEVSFFEDIFNDSFDSIEDDFEQSELNTDTVENNKLKNLNSSNNDPSKIAITTNIQEKTNNLTLSKMQVKKECSKHCESMFSITQAVNEIKKINSKANARPTLAEIKDTGQYVAQKSKYISTNNTSHVQSNVQINDYESEDDIFASELDEDLEINTASNESSNKENPTNETLPSSKQNIHNKLKRISDNQFKIDTFEWNNDFKISSISAANSKYFNNSTNANLTVKNTNTITSSLADDMWNDTDSDEWISFDQKPKSKQRTKSSSVRLSKKLSTIKHSFSNSISMDDQNDSENDFIINTKDIEKLNDLEASYFSEEKSKNYDTSIPSSSNFKDKPLEKLAARGTVLKNLSSFKAPDRYLKKQYSNKTSQSTQSKRIESSRDFSYKTQSIKNKRKMKNQCEYIDNEAQVSFDNSSDESSGKDEDLSDFVSYTQQIPEDEDMRALYLQAVKSPVKRPGAFVFKEPRISDEMVEIYSQPCSQPNESYLEDSFCINGDEDDVDESKHTHGYSILEEAERILKNKKRKRIKCNKSENTGWKHRKKRKKIELLNSSTSSEDETERLRTEIQDESMMLKGLHP
- the LOC127064890 gene encoding Fanconi anemia group M protein isoform X3, which produces MEVTQNPDISTDSQTSGFDMSAGNIWIYPENYPVREYQFNIVKRALYYNTLVCLPTGLGKTFIAAVVMYNFWRWYPSGKVVFLAPTKPLVTQQIDACYNVMGIPNIESIELTGSVNHKTRQTAWFKKRVFFATPQVFHNDLENNIIPSELIKCVVIDEAHKALGKHSYCECIRILSEKNQYFRILALSATPGNKIANVHQIVQNLHISHIELRDETSLDIIPYINRKKTDIILVPLGEELEKYKEKYINIMDRHVKFLIRCNVIHGQTSTISKGKIFVILKEFQKTTNQSGNNNQIKKTLHILLTMYHAYELMVRHGLRAFYKFYQNHSDKFWMNSEIQLQELIAEVQTYLGPFPDVQLFTNGNIPEISGNFVFGHNKFLKLRELLLQHFKMASNTGNDTRAIVFVEYRDIVSEVYVLLLQARPLIRPQMFVGQAEQKQKRQVKAIEDFRKNHVNVLISTSIGEEGLDVGEVDLIICFDVSQKSPTRLVQRMGRTGRKREGHIIVLVTDGKEHEALRSTIARRESLNSKILNTSNIFSSLYQNNPRMVPNVCNPECHKLHINVKPKTPVKKDKKSKKVDNKKLHETSSKKTKNIKEFSTNIKNTNQSSLSKFLVNTKNNEQFNDDDDDDVVEFVKSTIIETTDLNNKTNPIKASNVKLLTCDTEAVDFLTLCAMKKSEEEIKPKKPKMDTTYVSLTESVTSFVDFTVPSLDILDDLSNYLSNIKLNLILPEENSQSDYDNDDNFWCNNQYNVMSPINTVMDECINISESRFEDLLDESTDSDDAVLNSNENDVNNLNTNVNIGKHNKGESLTNVRNSEQRDDVNDRNTNCNVPTNTEVSFFEDIFNDSFDSIEDDFEQSELNTDTVENNKLKNLNSSNNDPSKIAITTNIQEKTNNLTLSKMQVKKECSKHCESMFSITQAVNEIKKINSKANARPTLAEIKDTGQYVAQKSKYISTNNTSHVQSNVQINDYESEDDIFASELDEDLEINTASNESSNKENPTNETLPSSKQNIHNKLKRISDNQFKIDTFEWNNDFKISSISAANSKYFNNSTNANLTVKNTNTITSSLADDMWNDTDSDEWISFDQKPKSKQRTKSSSVRLSKKLSTIKHSFSNSISMDDQNDSENDFIINTKDIEKLNDLEASYFSEEKSKNYDTSIPSSSNFKDKPLEKLAARGTVLKNLSSFKAPDRYLKKQYSNKTSQSTQSKRIESSRDFSYKTQSIKNKRKMKNQCEYIDNEAQVSFDNSSDESSGKDEDLSDFVSYTQQIPEDEDMRALYLQAVKSPVKRPGAFVFKEPRISDEMVEIYSQPCSQPNESYLEDSFCINGDEDDVDESKHTHGYSILEEAERILKNKKRKRIKCNKSENTGWKHRKKRKKIELLNSSTSSEDETERLRTEIQDESMMLKGLHP
- the LOC127064892 gene encoding uncharacterized protein LOC127064892, with amino-acid sequence MFRFLIISTLIGFGLAGLIVKRNTDFQSTEEPQKQLQQSTVNQKQIDNQLQTYSYLQGSQLSPLLFQYPSYPEYLKNEDPIQSRLEGSQFPITASPQEKHESSGFATSLIPLATSIMIYGTQFGAYLVYFLIALAVGGVITILICTFTPICANSILDLSLYNSQMKEQVADLARAYITPESLNAATVYILRAYNKYNAMQQEKRGKSK